A genomic segment from Halomonas sp. GD1P12 encodes:
- a CDS encoding CobW family GTP-binding protein: MARIPTHVVTGFLGSGKTTLIHSLIEQKPVEEKWAVLVNEFGQIGIDQTMFDHRDDVVVKGLPGGCLCCQLAFVLQAALVELIRRSRPDRVIIEPSGLGHPAGLLDLLRGEAFEGVLEVRDIIATLDPRRLDEPRVREHETFNDQLAVADAVVLTLTDQAVEAQNARGRAFVEALWPAPKWVHDSAGGALPLSLLTQGGQAGSSTVVMPDAHRVLVAPPTLSGHFFGAPPAPGSPAPGSPRLETASALGYASSGLRWHPDERFDLDRLAHTLSELPKAARAKGVFHTDGGWKRLNRAEGVLSVEASAWRQDSRLEVILPDDQALDHPTLLDRLAALSH; the protein is encoded by the coding sequence ATGGCGCGCATTCCCACCCACGTGGTGACCGGCTTTCTCGGCAGCGGCAAGACCACGCTTATCCACAGCCTGATCGAGCAAAAGCCTGTGGAAGAGAAATGGGCGGTACTGGTCAACGAGTTCGGCCAGATCGGCATCGACCAAACGATGTTCGACCATCGCGACGACGTGGTGGTCAAAGGCCTGCCCGGCGGGTGTCTGTGCTGCCAGCTCGCGTTCGTGCTGCAAGCGGCGCTGGTCGAGCTGATCCGCCGCTCCAGGCCCGATCGGGTGATCATCGAACCGTCGGGCCTTGGCCATCCGGCGGGGCTGCTGGATCTGCTGCGCGGCGAAGCTTTTGAGGGCGTGCTGGAGGTGCGCGACATCATCGCCACCCTCGACCCACGCCGACTCGATGAGCCCCGGGTGCGCGAGCACGAAACCTTCAACGACCAGCTCGCCGTGGCGGACGCCGTGGTACTCACGCTGACCGACCAGGCCGTTGAAGCCCAGAACGCCCGCGGCCGGGCCTTCGTCGAGGCGCTATGGCCCGCACCCAAGTGGGTCCACGACAGCGCGGGCGGAGCGCTGCCGCTGTCGCTTCTCACCCAGGGCGGCCAGGCGGGTTCATCAACGGTGGTCATGCCCGACGCCCACCGGGTACTGGTCGCCCCGCCAACGCTTTCGGGCCATTTTTTCGGCGCCCCGCCCGCGCCTGGCTCGCCCGCGCCTGGCTCGCCGCGACTCGAGACCGCCTCGGCACTAGGCTACGCCAGCAGCGGGCTTCGCTGGCATCCGGATGAGCGCTTCGATCTCGACCGGCTCGCCCACACGCTATCAGAGCTGCCCAAGGCAGCGCGGGCCAAGGGCGTGTTCCATACCGACGGCGGCTGGAAACGGCTCAATCGCGCCGAGGGCGTATTGAGCGTCGAGGCGAGCGCCTGGCGTCAGGACTCGCGCCTGGAAGTCATTCTTCCCGACGACCAGGCCCTGGATCACCCGACCCTTCTCGATCGTCTGGCCGCTCTCTCGCACTGA
- the moaA gene encoding GTP 3',8-cyclase MoaA has protein sequence MTEQLIDSVGRRVNYVRISVTDRCDFRCVYCMSEEMTFLPRAQVLTLEEIATVARAFTELGVEKIRLTGGEPLVRGNIGELVDEIGALPGLSDFTMTTNGASLRKHAQRLFDGGLKRLNVSLDSLDPARFKALTRTGDLDKVIDGIRAAKEVGFERIKLNAVILKGRNDDEVLDLVDFARREGLDISFIEEMPLGDVSDHSRAETFYSSDDVKALIEARYPLMPSTVTTPGPSRYFKMSDSDSHIGFISPHSHNFCDSCNRVRVTVEGRLLLCLGNEHSVDLRAVLRRHPGDMDALKRAIIHALPLKPERHHFTTDGDVQVVRFMNMTGG, from the coding sequence ATGACCGAGCAACTGATTGACAGCGTTGGCCGCCGGGTCAACTACGTACGGATCTCAGTCACTGATCGCTGCGACTTTCGCTGCGTGTACTGCATGAGCGAGGAGATGACCTTTCTTCCGCGTGCGCAGGTGCTCACCCTCGAAGAGATCGCCACCGTCGCGCGGGCCTTTACCGAGCTCGGCGTTGAGAAAATCCGCCTGACCGGCGGTGAGCCGCTGGTGCGCGGTAATATTGGCGAGCTGGTCGACGAGATCGGCGCCCTGCCCGGGCTCAGTGACTTCACCATGACCACCAACGGCGCAAGCCTCAGAAAGCACGCCCAACGACTTTTCGACGGCGGGCTCAAGCGGCTCAACGTAAGCCTCGACTCGCTCGACCCCGCGCGCTTCAAGGCGCTGACCCGCACCGGTGATCTGGACAAGGTGATCGATGGCATTCGCGCCGCCAAAGAGGTGGGCTTTGAGCGCATCAAGCTCAACGCAGTGATCCTCAAGGGGCGCAACGACGATGAGGTGCTGGATTTGGTCGACTTCGCCCGCCGGGAAGGCCTCGATATCAGCTTCATCGAAGAGATGCCGCTGGGGGATGTGTCGGATCACTCTCGCGCCGAAACCTTCTACTCAAGCGACGACGTCAAGGCGCTGATCGAGGCGCGCTACCCGCTGATGCCAAGTACGGTGACCACGCCGGGCCCGTCGCGCTACTTCAAGATGAGTGACAGCGACAGCCACATCGGCTTCATCTCGCCGCACAGCCACAATTTCTGCGACAGCTGCAACCGGGTGCGCGTCACCGTCGAGGGGCGGCTCTTGCTGTGTCTGGGCAACGAGCACTCGGTGGATCTGCGCGCGGTGCTTCGCCGCCATCCCGGCGACATGGACGCGCTCAAGCGTGCGATCATCCATGCGCTGCCGCTCAAGCCCGAGCGCCACCACTTCACGACCGACGGCGATGTGCAGGTGGTGCGCTTCATGAACATGACCGGCGGCTAA